The Terracoccus luteus genome includes a region encoding these proteins:
- a CDS encoding ROK family protein — translation MRGASASFSPQGPGGLMQMFLDGRPRTRSEVVQLTGLARSTVGQRVEALQSIGLLEPIGEAASTGGRPSARFAFNPQARVVVGADIGATHGHVALTDLLGRPLCEIAEPITITDGPAPVLDWLATTTERLLTQSGRDRTDLVGIGIGLPGPVEHSTGRPMQPPIMPGWDRYDVPHHLATALHLDTGSPSDGSPGSPGSATGPVPVLVDNDVNIMALGEHAAAHPHVQHLLFVKVATGIGAGIISGGRLHRGAVGAAGDLGHVAAPGHAQVLCRCGNTGCLEAVAGGPAITTSLHAHGITATSNQDIVQLVRSGSIPTAHAVRQAGRTIGEVLATCVSLLNPSVIVIGGSLAGAGESLIAGVREVVYGRSLPLATSDLQIVPATTGRQAGVIGAATMVTQHVLTADRIDHAIATRGAIA, via the coding sequence ATGCGCGGCGCGTCCGCGTCCTTCTCACCGCAGGGCCCGGGCGGCCTCATGCAGATGTTCCTCGACGGTCGGCCGCGCACCCGCAGCGAGGTCGTGCAGCTGACCGGCCTGGCCCGGTCGACGGTGGGCCAGCGCGTGGAGGCCCTGCAGTCCATCGGTCTGCTGGAACCGATCGGGGAGGCCGCCTCCACCGGAGGGCGCCCGTCGGCCCGGTTCGCGTTCAACCCCCAGGCGCGGGTCGTCGTCGGCGCCGACATCGGCGCCACCCACGGCCACGTCGCTCTCACCGACCTCCTCGGCCGACCCCTCTGCGAGATCGCCGAACCCATCACCATCACCGACGGACCCGCCCCCGTCCTGGACTGGCTCGCCACCACCACCGAACGCCTCCTGACCCAGTCCGGCCGCGACCGCACCGACCTCGTCGGCATCGGCATCGGCCTGCCCGGCCCCGTCGAACACTCCACCGGCCGCCCCATGCAACCCCCGATCATGCCCGGCTGGGACCGCTACGACGTCCCCCACCACCTCGCCACCGCCCTCCACCTCGACACCGGCTCCCCCTCCGACGGCTCCCCCGGCTCACCCGGGTCGGCCACCGGGCCCGTGCCCGTCCTCGTCGACAACGACGTCAACATCATGGCCCTGGGCGAACACGCCGCCGCCCACCCCCACGTCCAACACCTGCTCTTCGTCAAGGTTGCCACCGGCATCGGCGCCGGCATCATCTCCGGCGGCCGCCTCCACCGCGGCGCCGTCGGCGCCGCCGGCGACCTCGGCCACGTCGCCGCCCCCGGCCACGCCCAGGTCCTGTGCCGCTGCGGCAACACCGGCTGCCTCGAAGCCGTCGCCGGCGGACCCGCCATCACCACCAGCCTCCACGCCCACGGCATCACCGCCACCAGCAACCAGGACATCGTCCAGCTCGTCCGATCCGGCTCCATCCCCACCGCCCACGCCGTCCGACAAGCCGGACGCACCATCGGCGAGGTCCTGGCCACCTGCGTCTCCCTGCTCAACCCCTCCGTCATCGTCATCGGCGGCTCCCTCGCCGGCGCCGGAGAGTCCCTCATCGCCGGCGTCCGCGAAGTCGTCTACGGCCGCTCCCTACCCCTGGCCACCAGCGACCTGCAGATCGTCCCCGCCACCACCGGCCGCCAAGCCGGCGTCATCGGCGCCGCCACCATGGTCACCCAACACGTCCTCACCGCCGACCGCATCGACCACGCCATCGCCACCCGCGGCGCCATCGCCTGA